The proteins below are encoded in one region of Telopea speciosissima isolate NSW1024214 ecotype Mountain lineage chromosome 10, Tspe_v1, whole genome shotgun sequence:
- the LOC122642010 gene encoding 50S ribosomal protein L18, chloroplastic isoform X2 has protein sequence MSHSLSFLHSAFASSQQFFLPSKLVAPQTLPSPLIVAKARTRGDNRVARHSRIRKKVEGTPERPRLSVFRSSKHLYVQVIDDSKMHTLASASTMQKPISEVFDYTSGPTIEVAKKVGEVIAKSCLEKGITKVAFDRGGYPYHGRIEALADAAREHGLQF, from the exons ATGTCTCACTCTCTATCCTTCCTTCACAGCGCTTTTGCGTCTTCGCAACAATTTTTTCTGCCATCCAAGTTGGTCGCACCGCAAACCCTTCCGTCACCGCTAATTGTAGCCAAGGCTAGAACCAGGGGAGACAACAGGGTCGCTCGACACTCTCGTATTAGAAAGAAG GTGGAAGGGACACCAGAGAGGCCAAGATTGTCTGTTTTCCGCTCCAGCAAGCATCTCTATGTCCAAGTGATTGACGACAGTAAGATGCATACCCTTGCTTCGGCTTCAACAATGCAGAAACCCATCTCTGAGGTGTTTGATTATACCTCTGGACCCACCATC GAAGTGGCAAAGAAGGTGGGTGAAGTAATTGCCAAGTCCTGCTTGGAGAAGGGGATCACAAAGGTGGCCTTTGATCGAGGTGGTTACCCTTACCATGGACGTATTGAAGCACTCGCTGATGCAGCTCGAGAACATGGCCTCCAATTCTGA
- the LOC122642010 gene encoding 50S ribosomal protein L18, chloroplastic isoform X1, whose protein sequence is MSHSLSFLHSAFASSQQFFLPSKLVAPQTLPSPLIVAKARTRGDNRVARHSRIRKKVEGTPERPRLSVFRSSKHLYVQVIDDSKMHTLASASTMQKPISEVFDYTSGPTICRVLNLASFLHQEVAKKVGEVIAKSCLEKGITKVAFDRGGYPYHGRIEALADAAREHGLQF, encoded by the exons ATGTCTCACTCTCTATCCTTCCTTCACAGCGCTTTTGCGTCTTCGCAACAATTTTTTCTGCCATCCAAGTTGGTCGCACCGCAAACCCTTCCGTCACCGCTAATTGTAGCCAAGGCTAGAACCAGGGGAGACAACAGGGTCGCTCGACACTCTCGTATTAGAAAGAAG GTGGAAGGGACACCAGAGAGGCCAAGATTGTCTGTTTTCCGCTCCAGCAAGCATCTCTATGTCCAAGTGATTGACGACAGTAAGATGCATACCCTTGCTTCGGCTTCAACAATGCAGAAACCCATCTCTGAGGTGTTTGATTATACCTCTGGACCCACCATC TGCAGAGTTCTCAATTTAGCAAGCTTTTTGCACCAGGAAGTGGCAAAGAAGGTGGGTGAAGTAATTGCCAAGTCCTGCTTGGAGAAGGGGATCACAAAGGTGGCCTTTGATCGAGGTGGTTACCCTTACCATGGACGTATTGAAGCACTCGCTGATGCAGCTCGAGAACATGGCCTCCAATTCTGA